The Meleagris gallopavo isolate NT-WF06-2002-E0010 breed Aviagen turkey brand Nicholas breeding stock chromosome 10, Turkey_5.1, whole genome shotgun sequence genome contains a region encoding:
- the PRPF38B gene encoding pre-mRNA-splicing factor 38B: CQGQQAVQHQPGAVPPTQQQLQSGAPKPAASGKQGNVLPLWGNEKTMNLNPMILTNILSSPYFKVQLYELKTYHEVVDEIYFKVTHVEPWEKGSRKTAGQTGMCGGVRGVGTGGIVSTAFCLLYKLFTLKLTRKQVMGLITHTDSPYIRALGFMYIRYTQPPTDLWDWFESFLDDEEDLDVKAGGGCVMTIGEMLRSFLTKLEWFSTLFPRIPVPVQKTIDQQIKSRPRKIKKDGKEGMEEIDRHTERRRSRSPRRSISPRRSPRRSRSRSHHREAHGSSSFDRELERERERQRLEREAKEREKERRRSRSTDRALERRRSRSRERYRSRSRSRDRKGDRRDRDREREKENERSRKKERDYDKDRGSEREKDSDRSRERSKERKSKGDIEERRHKDDKDDKKHRDDKRDSKKERKHSRSRSRERKHRSRSRSKNTGKRSRSRSKEKSSRHKGESKEKSNKRSRSRSRGRTDSVEKSRKRDHSPSKERSRKRSRSKERSHKHDHSDSKDHSDKHDRRRSQSTERESQEKQQKNKDETV, from the exons TGCCAGGGGCAGCAGGCGGTCCAGCACCAGCCCGGCGCGGTGCCGCcgacccagcagcagctgcagagcggAGCGCCCAAGCCAGCGGCCTCGGGCAAGCAGGGCAACGTGCTGCCGCTGTGGGGGAACGAGAAGACCATGAACCTCAACCCCATGATCCTCACCAACATTCTCTCGTCGCCCTACTTCAAGGTGCAGCTCTACGAGCTCAAAACGTACCACGAAGTGGTGGACGAGATCTACTTCAAG GTTACGCATGTTGAACCATGGGAAAAGGggagcagaaaaacagcaggcCAGACAGGAATGTGTGGAGGG GTACGTGGTGTTGGAACTGGAGGAATTGTGTCTACTGCCTTTTGTCTGCTCTATAAATTATTTACACTGAAGCTCACCCGTAAGCAAGTGATGGGCCTTATTACACATACGGACTCTCCATATATTAGAGCTCTTGGATTTATGTATATTAG GTACACACAGCCACCTACAGATCTATGGGACTGGTTTGAATCCTTCCTTGATGATGAAGAG GACTTGGATGTGAAGGCAGGTGGAGGCTGCGTCATGACCATTGGGGAGATGCTTCGTTCCTTCCTCACTAAGCTTGAATGGTTTTCCACATTGTTTCCGAGAATTCCTGTGCCAGTCCAGAAGACTATTGATCAGCAAATTAAAAGCAGACccagaaaaattaagaaagatgGCAAGGAGGGAATGGAAGAAATAGACCGGCATACAGAACGTAGACGTTCAAG gtctCCAAGACGATCCATCAGTCCCAGGAGGTCTCCCAGAAGATCCAGAAGCAGAAGTCATCATCGGGAAGCCCACGGGTCATCTAGTTTTGATAGAGAACTCGAAAGAGAAAGAGAACGTCAGAGATTGGAACGTGAAgctaaagagagagaaaaagagagacgTAGGTCTCGAAGTACCGATCGTGCGCTAGAAAGGAGACGAAGCAGAAGCAGGGAACGATATAGAAGCCGTAGTCGAAGTCGTGATAGGAAAGGAGACAGAAGAGATAGGGATAGGGAgcgagagaaagaaaatgaacgCAGCcggaaaaaagagagagattatGATAAGGATAGAGGtagtgagagagaaaaagatagTGATCGATCTAGAGAAAGatcaaaagaaaggaaaagtaaggGTGATATAGAAGAGAGAAGACACAAGGATGACAAAGATGACAAGAAACACCGGGATGATAAGAGGGATtccaaaaaagagagaaagcataGCAGAAGTCGAAGCCGGGAAAGAAAGCATAGGAGTAGAAGCCGAAGTAAGAATACAGGCAAGCGCAGCAGAAGCAGGAGCAAAGAGAAATCAAGTAGGCACAAAggtgaaagcaaagagaaatcaaaTAAACGAAGtagaagcagaagcagaggaagaacagATAGTGTTGAGAAGTCAAGAAAACGAGACCACAGTCCCAGTAAAGAAAGATCTAGAAAGCGTAGTAGAAGCAAAGAACGTTCCCACAAACATGATCACAGTGATAGCAAGGACCATTCGGACAAACATGATCGTCGAAGGAGCCAAAGTACAGAGCGAGAGAGccaggaaaaacaacagaaaaacaaagatgagaCTGTGTGA